A genomic region of Oceanibaculum nanhaiense contains the following coding sequences:
- a CDS encoding EF-Tu/IF-2/RF-3 family GTPase, which translates to EDSDPKLGREAILELMAEVDRYIPQPERAKDLPFLMPIEDVFSISGRGTVVTGRVERGIVKVGEEVEIVGLKDTTKTVVTGVEMFRKLLDSGEAGDNIGALLRG; encoded by the coding sequence GAAGACAGCGATCCGAAGCTGGGCCGCGAGGCGATCCTGGAGCTGATGGCCGAGGTCGATCGCTACATCCCGCAGCCGGAGCGTGCGAAGGACCTGCCGTTCCTGATGCCGATCGAGGACGTGTTCTCGATCTCCGGCCGTGGCACGGTGGTGACCGGCCGCGTCGAGCGCGGCATCGTGAAGGTTGGCGAGGAAGTCGAGATCGTCGGCCTGAAGGACACCACGAAGACGGTTGTGACCGGCGTCGAGATGTTCCGCAAGCTGCTGGACAGCGGCGAGGCGGGCGACAATATCGGCGCGCTGCTGCGTGG